A single window of Colletes latitarsis isolate SP2378_abdomen chromosome 11, iyColLati1, whole genome shotgun sequence DNA harbors:
- the LOC143348088 gene encoding MTOR-associated protein MEAK7, whose product MGHASSRSASSAKILSADELTLVENLFKSMSRSSGSIKREDIFKHWSSHLDDILLQFVVRFLCHEPGKRVSAISGENFGRLYVFAVRGSPKERTSLIFNGFSEEEPKQDISTAMFLQYVQATINSSLRLQKNSGNAHYLTWSSIGCTVNTRRIGMRSRSLCEDLVKHGDTLTADQIENWFASAATFKSIQSHVFQCLFLISQKKGDKNTSGRINDLNLLPVCKGLENIPHFPSILGLGDVLFLNLSLPYKLRDEWRFLFSSQVHGESFSTMLGRITMQGSTIIILQDTEDHVFGGFASDSWAIGPNFIGNSTSFLFKLEPEILTFSCTGYNNHYQYLNLHQQTMPNGLLMGGQLNYPGLWLDSEYGTGKSSLSCTTFQNYVQLSGKENFKIKHCEVWGVGPLPEVEENVREQKSILDQDPTSKVMLEMTGRKMHSDGLREKKE is encoded by the coding sequence ATGGGTCATGCTTCGAGTCGTTCTGCTTCGTCCGCGAAAATATTATCCGCGGACGAGCTGACCTTAGTGGAGAACCTCTTTAAGTCGATGTCCCGAAGTTCCGGGTCCATAAAACGCGAGGACATATTTAAACACTGGTCAAGCCATTTGGATGATATATTGTTGCAATTTGTGGTGCGGTTCCTCTGTCATGAGCCAGGAAAGAGAGTTTCTGCTATAAGCGGAGAGAACTTTGGTCGTCTGTATGTATTTGCTGTGAGAGGCAGTCCCAAAGAGAGGACCAGCCTGATCTTCAATGGCTTCTCAGAAGAAGAACCCAAACAAGATATATCCACAGCAATGTTCCTCCAGTATGTTCAAGCAACAATAAATTCTTCCCTCAGGCTGCAGAAGAATTCTGGGAATGCGCATTATTTAACTTGGAGCAGCATCGGTTGCACAGTGAATACCAGACGGATAGGAAtgcgttcaagaagtttgtgcgaAGATCTTGTCAAGCATGGAGATACACTGACAGCCGATCAAATTGAAAACTGGTTTGCATCTGCAGCTACATTTAAATCGATCCAGTCTCATGTCTTCCAGTGTCTTTTTCTGATATCTCAGAAGAAAGGAGACAAGAACACAAGCGGTCGAATAAATGATTTGAATCTGCTGCCAGTGTGTAAGGGTTTGGAAAATATACCACATTTCCCAAGTATCCTGGGATTGGGTGATGTTCTGTTTCTGAATTTGAGTTTGCCTTATAAACTTCGGGACGAATGGAGATTTCTATTCTCTAGTCAAGTCCATGGAGAGTCATTCTCCACCATGCTAGGAAGAATTACAATGCAGGGATCCACGATCATAATACTCCAAGATACAGAGGATCATGTATTTGGTGGTTTTGCATCGGATAGCTGGGCAATTGGTCCAAATTTTATAGGGAATTCAACTTCGTTTTTGTTCAAACTTGAACCAGAGATATTAACATTTTCCTGTACGGGTTACAATAATCATTATCAGTATTTAAATCTTCACCAACAAACTATGCCTAATGGTTTGCTTATGGGAGGACAACTTAATTACCCTGGATTATGGTTGGATAGCGAATATGGAACTGGTAAATCTAGCCTATCGTGTACGACCTTTCAGAATTATGTGCAACTCAGTGGCAAGGAGAATTTTAAGATCAAACATTGTGAAGTGTGGGGTGTAGGACCACTACCGGAAGTAGAGGAGAACGTACGCGAACAAAAATCGATATTGGATCAAGATCCTACCTCTAAAGTTATGTTAGAAATGACTGGGCGTAAAATGCACAGCGACGGACTGAGGGAAAAGAAAGAGTAA